The Mucilaginibacter rubeus genomic interval CCCTTATTACCTACTAAAACAGGATGGGCAACATTCTTGCTGATCCTGAATTTAAAATCCTTGAAAAGAAATATCAAGCGTAGTTAGACCTTAGGTATCAAAGAAATTTTTGATGTTTTTGATATCAAATAAACTTCTCCTGCTAAATTCATTTCAGGTAAACTAATTTGGCACCAAGCGTATGATCTGCCGATTGATCTTACTAAGATTTTCAATAAGTATTTTATTGACTAATTAACGAAAGGGGCTTTTCATAATTTGGCTTAATACACACTCCCACCACATTACCGCTTAAACAACCGGAAGCTCAAAACAGGAAAATTGTCAAGGGCCGCGGTGGTAGCCGCGGTTTATTATACCCATGACTGTTTTCCTGTGTCGCTACCTTTGTGACTGCGGTGTTGTGGCTATTATGCGCGGCTGGAAGGCAGGCATGTATGAGGAACCAATACTTGCCTGTGTGCGCCAGCGAGGCTGGCTGCGAAATGAAACCGGGCGCATGCCGCGGTGCAATACAGCAACCTGCCGCAGCTGCTTAGCCTGTTTATCTCACCTCCATCACTTATTTGCTTTCACCTTTTCCAGCTTCCGCTTAGCCTCCTTCTGATCCTTTTCTGCCTGTGCAGCTACGGCTTCGGCAGCAATTATCGCCTGCTGTTTTGCCATTGCTTTTTCAGCCTTATCTATAAAACCCTTCGGATCCTCCGCCAGCTTTGTATCGATGGTCTTAGCAAGCTTTGGATAAAGTGCCCTAACCAACCAGAAGTTATAAGCTTCACGATTCAGGTCATCATTTTGATGATAGAGATATAAAGTACTCCCGAATGATCCGGCTGTTATTATAAAACAAACCACCAGGCCAATGATCAAACTACTCGACCAGGCACCTAAATGGTGACTGTTTTTCACACGAATGACTTTCGGTACTGTCGCTACTACGCCATTTAATTCATCGATCTGCTGCTGGATCTTTTGATCGTTGTACCGTTTGTTAGCTATTTCAATCCGTGCCGTGATCGTTTCCAATGTACCCCGGTACTGTTCCAGAAAGCTCTTTAGAAACTCGGCCACGCTGGTTTCCATCACACTGATCCTACCGGCAAAACCCTGGATCAGCTCTTCCATAATATTTACCTTTTCTTCTAATTCTTCATTTTGCATAACAAATCGTTTTGAGGTCAATCTTAATTTTTATTCTTCTACCTGCTTATACCCTGTGACCGGGAATGCTCCGCTTCGTGCTTCTTCCGTTTCCTGCGGGCAATATCTGCGTCACCCATTGGATCAGGTGGCCCGGCAACAAATTGTGGCTCCAATAGCACTTCCAATATGCCTTTACCTGTACCGGGGTTATGGCTGTATTCCGCCTGAACGCTCTCCCGGATTGACTCACGCAGCTGGTTCGCCACAAGTGGTTGATTGGCTTCCCTTGCCGCATGATACTGCTGTACCTGTTGGTTTCGGTTTAAATTGGCATCAATACGGACAAAACTCAAGCTCCGGTCAATAGCGGAACCTTTCATTTTTATGTTGCCTTTTTCAAAGGAGATGCCCTGAACTTCATTGGTACCGCTACGGAATTTATAAGCAATGGTAATTCCCTGCCTGGCAAGCTGCCCTTCCAATTGTTTCCAGTTAGTGGCTGTTTTCATGTCTGCTTTGATAGCATCGTATAATTCGTACCTGACCTTCTCCCTGCCCTGTAACGACTGGCGGTTCACCAGATCTTTGCCTTCGCCGATATGATAGCCGTATTTCAGGGTGATCTCCTTGCAGGCTTTTACATTCTTAGCGAAATTGTTTTTGTCACTAATGGTCTTGCCGTTATTATCCACCCGGTTGTAAACAATATGGAGATGCGGATGATCGCGGTCGCTGTGACGAACGATCACATACTGCGTAGTTCGGATTCCTACTTTTTCCATGTATTCTTTCGCCCGCTCCACCATGATATCATCGCTTAATTTAAGTAGGTCTTCCTTACTCCAGCTGAGTACCTGGTGTCCCACTGCTTTGCCGAGTTCGGGCCGCATTTTACGTTGCATGTTAAAATCCTGAATCATAGCATTAGCGTTCTGCATGCGAACGCCTTCGGCAGATAATATTTTAGCCTCCGGCTTGTTCACCACATAACGGACACAGCCGCCGAAGCTTCTCCCGGTGATCGGCTTACCCATCATGGCTGCTAAGTTTTGCAATTAATTCTTCTACCTGTTTAAGGATGGACTGGCATTTCATAGCAAGCGTAAAGAGGCCTGCTACGTGCGCCAGGTGGGTAAGCTGGTTAAGGTTATTTGCTACCCCAGCCAGCATCCTGAACCAGCCGGTTTCTTCTACAGTGAAGCGCGGGAAAACCCTGGCACTTTTAGCTGCGCTGCGAAACCATTCACTGGGTTTAAGCCCGGCATTTTTCGCTCTTCCCTCGATCAAAATCCTCTCCGTTGGCGTTAAACGCACCATTAAAAAATCACTCCGCCTGATCGTTTTTTTGGGTCTGCCGGGGGTCCTCGCTTTTTCTATTGTTTTATTTTCATTAGCTGTTAGCATGTGTTCTTTTCATTTTTTGTTGCTATAAAAGTTCGACCAACGGGAGCGAGTTCCGAATCACCCCGTTGGGGTGAATTCGGGTTTTTGTGTAGCAAAAACATTAACTCGCTCCTTACAATTCGAAAAATGGGCCGGTTATATATTCAGCTATCTGTATATATGCTTGGTACAGCAAGCCCGTATCCGTAGCCCATGTCAAAATTTGACTTAGCGCCCAATTCCCCGGCTCCTTTCTTCCGGTGCTCTGCGCCGGATCTGCGGTTGTAAAGAAGCCTTTTTTTGGGCAGCCAGGTACTCATTGATGTCGTTAAAACCCTTGTAAAAGTCTGATGCATCGGTGAAGCTGATACCCACAGCCTGCAACTTTTCCGCAGCTGCAATTCCGGCCTTGTCATGGTTGAGCATCAGAAAAACTTCCGAGTAGCTCTTTAAAATGGGCACCGCTCTTTCGGCCAGCGCAACAGAATTCAGGATGATAAAATCAGACTGAGGTTTGCCTCCCTTCAATTGCAAAAGCGACAGGAAATCAGTAAAACCTTCCAGTACGATGGTGGTTTTATGACAGCCGCCAATGATGGTAATGTCCTTGGGCGACGATGCCCCTTTGAACCAGTTATTCCGCAGCTCGTAACCACCCGAACGGTTGGTAAACCCAATGGCGAAATACGGTTTGCCACTTATTGTAAAATCGACCTCTTTGCAATAGGTAGTGGCAACTGCCGGATCAACCCCGCGTGTTTTCAGGTAGGCGATCAAAGCAGGATGTTCAAGCGCTTTCACGCCGGTAATGATCACCGGATTTTCCGGCTGGGGTTCTGCCTTTCGCGAAGCTTGCTGATGAAAAGAAAAATCATGATTGCCATTATTCAAACGCTCCAGGAATTCTTCAACAGAACAATGATGCATTCGTATGCCCAGGTCAATCAAATTACCTCCGGTACCTTCGCCAAAATCCATCCAGGCATTAAGCTTGGTATTTACTTTGAATGAAGCGGTCTTTTCGTCCCGCAGTGGTGATAAGTACCAATAGTTATGAGCTTTAATCCGTTGCGGCTGAATACCGCATTTCTCCAGGTAACTAATGATAGAGATCTTTCTGGCTTCCGCGCAATTTAAAGTTTTCATGTATTTTTGTAATTTATTTGATGATTCGATGAAACCATCACTTAATACCCTATTTTTCAATTAATTAACTCATCATCGTTTGTTCATCAAATTTGTTATCAAATCATTCCGATGATTTTTTCTTTCATCGGCATTAGGAGTTGATGATTTTTTGATGAAGCATTGATGACTATATTCTTTTGATTATCAATAAATTAAATTATCCATCACCAAATCATCAGGAGTCATTGATCTTTTCAATCGCTTTGATACTCATGTTAAAGTAGCGGCCTTTCTGCGTGCTCTCATAGATCGTACCGTCCGGCCCGATCTTGTACTGATTGTAGGAGTTGGAATTGGCAGCCGGTTTTAGGTTCCATACGTTCTGTAGCACCCTGCGAATAGCGGTGGTATCATGGTTGCGAAAACCTTTTTTATTGAGCCAGTCCTGTACATCGCCTACACAAAATTTCACTTCCTCTACTTCCTTTCCGTCCGCAATTGTCAATAGTATCCCTGCAATTTCTAACTCCAGTTTGTTCCGGTTTTGCCGGATAACTTTTTTGAGCGCCGGTGTAGCGATCTGCTGGGCGGTAAACCACATCCGGCTTTGTTTTGGCGTGGAAAGCTTCCTACCTGTCAGGTAGTGAATGAATAAAGGAATTTCCTTTTTAAGAGCGCCTAATAAGCCCTGATCTTCGTTTTCAAATACGGGTATCTTACGTATCCAATAACGGGTTTCGCCGGGGTCAACCAGTACAAAATTATCCTCGTTATTACTGCATAAAATAAACTTGCCGAAAAATTCGATTTCCTGTCTGTCCTGTCCTTTGGCCTCGGATTTGTAGAATGTGGCAGTACTAAGATTTTTCAGACGCTCGGAGTCTTCCCGACGTTCCAAAAAAGTTTCATCCACTCCTATGATGACCTTATGCGCCCATTCTGCGTTAAAGTTTGAACGAAAGTCTTCGTTTGTGTTTATGGTCATGTTATCCCCGAAAACCGCTTTCAGCAGGTTTAAAAAAGTGGTCTTGCCTGTATTCCGCTCGGTGCTAACCAGGCAAAGGATGGGCAGCATCTGCATCGGCATTTCGAGCAGTATTTTTAAATAATCCAAACCGTATTCGAGCTGGTCGCCGAAAATATGACTTAAGTAGGTCAGCGTTCGTTCTGGCTGGCCAATCTTCGGAACATGTATAAATGGATGATACCGATTATAGAAACTGCCGATAAAACGCTGGTAATGCAGGTGTGACGGTACAAAGCAAAAGCCATCATACTTAGGTATTCCAGACAGATAGCTCTTGCCATGATCTTGCTTAATGCACTCTACCGACCAGGGAAGGAGCAATGTCATGCGGTCGCCCGAAGCGAGAGGTTTTTGAACGATCTTGTAATAGGCAGTGCCGATTCGGAGATAAGGATATTCCTGTTCCATATTCCCCTTATTTTCTGCGCATACGGCGTTTAAAAACAAAATTTTCTGCCTTCTCAGCAATTTCTTTGTCAGTTAGCCTTTTATGGGACATTAGCCAGCTAATAATCTCCTTTTTAGAGAACCTGACACCACCATTAGGAAGGACAATGCAGGGAATCTTTCCTGCGGATTTTAACTGGTAAAGGGTTTGGCGTGCGTAACCTGTAGTTCTCTCTGCTACCTCATAGCCCCCTATTTCATCTTCGTCGCTTGGCAGCAGTAGTGGTACGGGCAAAGATGTTGCGGATTCTTTTAAAATGGTTAACAGATCTGATACTTTAAGATCTATTACCCTGGTGTTTTCATTGATATTCATTCGACCTCCGTTTTGATTAACGGAAGCAAAAAAATAGAACAAAATAGAGTAATACGACCGATTGGGCGGTATCGTACGAACGTACTTTATGTCGTGCTTACAAACTTTATGGAGTTCTATCCAAAACTTTTATTCTATCAAGATTGATTTATATACTTCGACATAATCATCTGGTAAGGTTTTGAATCTTTCGTTCTCCAATACAACAAGACCTTTGTTTTGACCAATCACAAAAACGGAATGCAATAATCCCCTGTGACTTTTTTTCAAAATATCCTCCGAAAGTATTTTGCGGTCCTTAATGCAGTATTTAAGGAAACCTGCCAACGTTTTATCCGGCGCACCATTACGTATAATTTCGGTAAGCTCTATTTTTCCCTGCTCATTATATTTAAAAAGTGGCCCGTCTTTACTGTACCTGTTTAGGTCATCTACCAATTTTTTAAACGACATTTCCTTTTCTTCTGCTGTTTTACCTTGCCGCCAAAAATCATAGAATGTCTGTGGCTTACGCAATAATTGAAAGTCCCCTTTGTCTATCTGACCAAGTGCAGAAAGTTGCTTTTGCCAATCTTTGCTCCAAAAC includes:
- a CDS encoding toprim domain-containing protein, whose amino-acid sequence is MKTLNCAEARKISIISYLEKCGIQPQRIKAHNYWYLSPLRDEKTASFKVNTKLNAWMDFGEGTGGNLIDLGIRMHHCSVEEFLERLNNGNHDFSFHQQASRKAEPQPENPVIITGVKALEHPALIAYLKTRGVDPAVATTYCKEVDFTISGKPYFAIGFTNRSGGYELRNNWFKGASSPKDITIIGGCHKTTIVLEGFTDFLSLLQLKGGKPQSDFIILNSVALAERAVPILKSYSEVFLMLNHDKAGIAAAEKLQAVGISFTDASDFYKGFNDINEYLAAQKKASLQPQIRRRAPEERSRGIGR
- a CDS encoding relaxase/mobilization nuclease domain-containing protein, whose product is MMGKPITGRSFGGCVRYVVNKPEAKILSAEGVRMQNANAMIQDFNMQRKMRPELGKAVGHQVLSWSKEDLLKLSDDIMVERAKEYMEKVGIRTTQYVIVRHSDRDHPHLHIVYNRVDNNGKTISDKNNFAKNVKACKEITLKYGYHIGEGKDLVNRQSLQGREKVRYELYDAIKADMKTATNWKQLEGQLARQGITIAYKFRSGTNEVQGISFEKGNIKMKGSAIDRSLSFVRIDANLNRNQQVQQYHAAREANQPLVANQLRESIRESVQAEYSHNPGTGKGILEVLLEPQFVAGPPDPMGDADIARRKRKKHEAEHSRSQGISR
- a CDS encoding MobC family plasmid mobilization relaxosome protein, whose product is MLTANENKTIEKARTPGRPKKTIRRSDFLMVRLTPTERILIEGRAKNAGLKPSEWFRSAAKSARVFPRFTVEETGWFRMLAGVANNLNQLTHLAHVAGLFTLAMKCQSILKQVEELIAKLSSHDG
- a CDS encoding helix-turn-helix transcriptional regulator, yielding MNINENTRVIDLKVSDLLTILKESATSLPVPLLLPSDEDEIGGYEVAERTTGYARQTLYQLKSAGKIPCIVLPNGGVRFSKKEIISWLMSHKRLTDKEIAEKAENFVFKRRMRRK
- a CDS encoding primase-helicase family protein, which encodes MEQEYPYLRIGTAYYKIVQKPLASGDRMTLLLPWSVECIKQDHGKSYLSGIPKYDGFCFVPSHLHYQRFIGSFYNRYHPFIHVPKIGQPERTLTYLSHIFGDQLEYGLDYLKILLEMPMQMLPILCLVSTERNTGKTTFLNLLKAVFGDNMTINTNEDFRSNFNAEWAHKVIIGVDETFLERREDSERLKNLSTATFYKSEAKGQDRQEIEFFGKFILCSNNEDNFVLVDPGETRYWIRKIPVFENEDQGLLGALKKEIPLFIHYLTGRKLSTPKQSRMWFTAQQIATPALKKVIRQNRNKLELEIAGILLTIADGKEVEEVKFCVGDVQDWLNKKGFRNHDTTAIRRVLQNVWNLKPAANSNSYNQYKIGPDGTIYESTQKGRYFNMSIKAIEKINDS